gattccggctgtcacagacagccaggaccatggtaaagactaggagcgaggtggcaaacctgccacctcctcctattccctgcgatctgtcagttagttaaccgaccaatcgcaggaggggggcggttacttcctcccgtcctgcccggccccttgaagtctggagaggacgggaggaagaccggagaacgcggcgggggatgggggagttctggggaccggccccggtacttacctcgtccctgaagacccggatcccggcgaggaagatggcggcggcggcgacaggtgagtagatcttcagccgcggtcgggccctttacagcaatgcactagtgttgctcgcgaatattcgcaattcgaatattattcgcgaatatcgcatattcgcgaattcgcgaatttcgcgaatatagcgctatatattcgtaattacgaatattcgttttttttttttttttttcttcacagtacacgtaacagtgatcacccctctctgcttccagcttgtatggtgtgaagaaggctgtaatactactgtgtgagactggcgtgcaaaacttcgcatatgcgaaaattagcatatgctaattttcgcatatgcgtattttcgtgcatgctaattttgtatatgttaattttcacatatggtaattttcgcatacgcgaatattcgcatatgcgaaaataaaacgataatataacgaatatgcgaatattcgcgaatatatgacgaatatttgtccatatattcgcgaatattcgcgaattcgaatatggcctatgccgctcaacactacaatgcacgtcgccgtaaagcgacatgcattgctgtattgggaccctatatattacaactcccagcatgcccagacagcccttggcgtctgggcatgctgggagttgcagttttgcaacatctggaggtccacagtttggagaccactgtgcccttccagatgttgcaaaactacacattctcagcatgcccttactgtccaggcatgctgggagttgtagttctgtaacatctggcccttcagatgttgcagaactacaactcccagcatgcctggacagttttggcatactgagagttgtagttttgcaacatctggaagggcacagattgggaaccactgtattagtggtctgcaaactgtagtcctccagatgttgcaaaactacaactccaagcatgctgggagttgtagttcggcaacatctggctctaaagatgttgccgaactactactcccagcatgcctgagaatgtttgggagttgtggttttgcaacaacaggaggcacactggttgggaaacattatctgtttcctaactcagtgtttcccaacccatgtgcctccagctgttgcaaaactataactaccagcatgcactgatagactgtgcatgctgggagttgtagttttgcaacagctggaggtaccccttgtgaatgtacagggtacattcacatgggcagggggcttacagtgagtatcaggctgcaagtttgcgatgcagcaaattttgcgcggcagctcaaactcgcagcgggaaaatcgctgtaaccccctgcccgtgtgactgtaccctaaaaacactacactacactaacacaaaataaaataaaaggtaaaaaacactacatatacacatacccctacacagcccccctccccaataaaaatgaaaaacgtctggtacgccactgttttcaaaatggagcctccagctgttgcaaaacaacagctctcagtattgccggacagccgttgactgtccaagcatgctgggagttttgcaacagctggaggcaccctgtttgggaatcactggcgtagaatacccctatgtccaccccaatgcaaatccctaattcaggcctcaaatgcgcatggcgctctcacttcggagccctgtcgtatttcaaggcaacagtttagggtcacatatggggtatcgccatactcgggagaaattgccttacaaattttggggggatttttctcctttcaccccttatgaaaaggtgaaattggggtctacaccagcatgttagtgtaaaaaataattttttaacactaacatgctggtgttgccctatacttttcattttgacaagaggtaaaagggaaaaaagccccccaaaatttgtaatgcaacttctcccgactacggagataccccatatgtgggcgcaaagtgctctgggggtgcacaacaaggcccagaagggagagtgcaccatgtacatttgaggtgatttgcacaggggtggctgattgttacagcggttttgacaaacgcaaaaaaaaaaacacatgtgaccccatttcggaaactacacccctcacggaatgtaatgaggggtgcagtgataatttacaccccaccccaaatgctcactgtaccccttgttacgttcctcaaggggtctagtttccaaaatggtatgccatgtgggggttattttgctgttctggcaccatttaggcttcctaaatgcgacaagccccccgagcaaaattttctctcaaaaagccaaatatgactccttctcttctaagcattgtagttcgcccgtagtgcgcttcagatcaacttatggggtgccttcatactctgaagagatggggttacaaattttggggggtattttatgctattaacccttgtaaaaatgtgaaatttgggggggaaacacacattttagtgacattttttttttttaacgtatgcaaaagtcgtgaaacccctgtggggtattaaggctcactttattccttgttacattcctcaaggggtctagtttccaaaatggtatggcatatgggtattttttgctgtcctggcaccataggggcttcctaaatgcgacatgcccccaagctaaatttgctctcaaaaagccaaatatgactccttctcttctgagcattgtagttcgcccatagtgcacttcatgtcaacttatggggtacctccctactcagaagagatggggttacaaattttgggggctattttctgctattaacccttgcaaaaatgtgaaatttggggggaagcacacattttattgaattttttattttatttttttacatatgcaaaagtcgtgaaacccctgtggggtattaaggctcactttattccttgttacgttcctcaaggggtctagtttccaaaatggtatgccatgtgggggatttttgctgttctggcaccataggggcttcctaaatgcaacatgccccccaaaaaccatttcagaaaaacgtacgctccaaaatccccttgtcgctccttcccttctgagccctctactgcgccagccgaacactttacatagacatatgaggtatgtgcttagtcgagagaaattgggctacaaatagaagtatacattttctccttttaccccttgtaaaaattcaaaaattgggtgtacaagaacatgcgagtgtaaaaaatggaaattgtgaattttctccttcactttgctgctattcctgtgaaacacctaaagggttaaaatgctgactgaatgtcattttgaatattttggggggtgcagtttttataatggggtcatttgtggggtatttctaagataaagacccttcaaatccacttcaaacctgaactggtccctgaaaatttgtgattttggaaattttgtgaaaaattggaaaattgctgctgaactttgaagccctctgatgtcttccaaaagtaaaaactcgtcaattttatgatgcaaatataaagtagacatattgtatatgtgaataaaataatatttgaaatatccaatttcattacaagcagagagcttcaaagttagaaaaatgcaacattttcaaatttttcatcaaattttgggatttttcaccaagaaaggatgcaagttaccaaaaatttttaccactaagttaaagtagaatatgtcacgaaaaaacaatctcggaatcagaatgataactaaaagcattccagagttattaatgtttaaagtgacagtggtcagatgtgcaaaaaatggccgggtcctaaggtgtaaaatggctgggtccttaaggggttaaagtggtactccactggaaaacactttttttttatcaactcatgacagaaagttaaaaagatttgtaaattacttttattaaaaatcttaatccttctagtaattctaagcttctgtatgcttcacaggaagttctttcctttttgaatttcctttctgtctgaccacagtgctctctgctgacccctctgtccatttcaggaactgtcccgagaaggagaggtttgttatggggatttgcttctactctggacagttcctaagatggacagaggtgtcagcagagagcactgtggtcagacagaaaggaaattcaaaaagaaaagaacttcctgtggagcataaagaagcttagaagtactagaaggattaaattgtcttaatagaagtaatttacaaatctgtttaactttatggcaccagttgattaaaaaataaaaaaaaaattttccagtggagtacccctttaagcaactgtCCCACATGTGactatgcaatatatatatatatatatatatatatatatatatatagatattgcaGTTTTTTCTTAACTCTTTGCgaatttaaagtggtattccaggaaaaaactttttatatatgtcaactggctacagaaagttaaacagatttgtaaattacttctattaaaaaatcttaatcctttcagtacttatgagcttctgaagttaaggttgttcttttctgtctaaatcctctctgacgacacctgtctcctgaaacgctcagtttagaagaggtttgctatggggatttgcttctaaactgggcatttcccaagacaggtgtcatcagagaggatttagacaaaaaagaacaaccttaacttcagaagctcataagtactgaaaggattaagattttttaatagaagtaatttacaaatctgtttaactttctggagccagttgattcataaaaaaaaaaagctttttcctggaatacccctttaactccttaacgacgcaggacatatatttacgtcctccgccgtttcccgcgatatgccgcggggtcacacggtgtccCAGCGTCATATcgagtcggtcccggtggctatcaacggccgggacccgcggctaatacaggacatcaccgatcggggtgatgccctgtattaacccttcagacgcggtgatcaaagctgaccgccgcgtctgaagtgaaagtgtcTCGGCTGCTCTgtcgggctattcgggaccgctgcggtgaaatcgcggcgtcccgaacagcttacaggacaccgagagggcccttacctacctcctcggtgtccgatcaatgaatgactgctccgtgcctgagatccaggcaggagcagtcaagcgccgataacactgatcacaggcatgttaatacacgcctgtgatctgtgtaactgtgtaaaagatcagtgtgtgcagtgttataggtccctatgggacctataaatctgcaaaaaaaatgtaaaaagtgttaataaaggtcatttaaccccttccctaataaaagtttgaatcaccccccttttcccataaaaaaataaaaaagtgtaaataaaaaaaaaataaacatatgtggtatcgccacgtgtgtaaatgtccgaactataaaaatatattgttaattaaaccgcacagtcaatggcgtacacgcaaaaaaattccaaagtccaaaaaataatatttttggtcactttttataccattaaaaatgaataaaaagtgatcaaaaagtccgatcaaaacaaaaatcataccaataaaaacttcagatcacggcgcaaaaaatgagccctcataccaccctgtacatggaaaaaaaatttttttacatattaattttcctgcatgtagttatgattttttccagaagtacgacaaaatcaaacctatataagtagggtatcattttaaccgtatggacctacagaataatggtaaggtgtcatttttaccgaaatatgcactgcgtagaaatggaagcccccaaatttacaaaattgagtttttttcttcgattttgtcgcacaatgatttttttttccgttttgccgtgaaattttgggtaaaatgactaatgtcactgcaaagtagaatgggtgacgcaaaaaataagtcataatatggatttttaggtggaaaattgaaagggttatgatttttaaaaggtaaggagaaaaatacgaaagtgcaaaaactgaaaaaccctgacaCCTTAAGTGGTGACCAATGTATATAAGGaaaatcatttttttatgcttagtGGTTGTTTAAAATAGAAATATGGCATTTTATCATCCAGGAATATCTGAAAGGATATTCTGTCAGAGCTATCTTATATAATAATGGACTTAGTAATAAATATCTATATTCTATAGTATATAGTGAGCAAAGCTGTATTTTAAGTATTTTGATCATAAATAATACATTCTATATAGTAGGTTTAGCCACATATTTCTTTAGCCATCCCAGAAAATGTGTTATTGTTTTTTAACCCTAATCTGTGATACAGATTTAATAACAAATGTTTATCAAATGGCACTTACCAAGTGATTGATTTGACACTTCTGGAGACAGAAGGGTTGTTGTATCTGGTATTTTATTGCTTTAAAGTGCTCATTATCAAATATTTAATATTtagtataataaaaatataaatgtaaaaataatatcacACAGTTGTAGTGGTTGATTTCCTCAGTATAGTTTTTTGAGGCTTCGGTGTGGTTGGAGGAGGCTGATTTCCAGGTTTTAAAGGAGGGTGACAACCACTATTGGAAATTCCTAGACCACCATTTTCAACAGGAAAAGGTGGCACTTGTGGAGGTGATAAAGAACAGTGATGAGGGAATTTTCTTGCCAAGTGGACAGACTCTCCATGGTGATGTACATCTCTGTTTTTCATCTCCGATCGAACATCACAGTCTGGACAGTAACCATGATAAAGGACGTTCTCACTAAAGCGTACACGTTCTCTCGTTGAGGCGTGATCCTTTTCTGGTCTCTGTGTCATCAGCTGTCCAGTGCTTTTATCCATTTTGATGTTATGAATTGTACATCTGTCACCATTAGGAAGTTTGACAGGTCCTCCAGGCAAACCACCATTTCGAAGCAACACTCCATTATTCTTTCCACTATTGGCTGAGTTAATTAACCTTTGG
Above is a genomic segment from Hyla sarda isolate aHylSar1 chromosome 1, aHylSar1.hap1, whole genome shotgun sequence containing:
- the PRR16 gene encoding protein Largen isoform X2; this translates as MTDSSKTDTLNSSSSSTTASSLDKVKVRANAPLISPPAHPSAVLTVLRKPNPPPPPPRLTPVKFEETQRLINSANSGKNNGVLLRNGGLPGGPVKLPNGDRCTIHNIKMDKSTGQLMTQRPEKDHASTRERVRFSENVLYHGYCPDCDVRSEMKNRDVHHHGESVHLARKFPHHCSLSPPQVPPFPVENGGLGISNSGCHPPLKPGNQPPPTTPKPQKTILRKSTTTTV
- the PRR16 gene encoding protein Largen isoform X3, giving the protein MRRTCRREILQVVDQIDTLTSDLQLEDEMTDSSKTDTLNSSSSSTTASSLDKVKVRANAPLISPPAHPSAVLTVLRKPNPPPPPPRLTPVKFEETQRLINSANSGKNNGVLLRNGGLPGGPVKLPNGDRCTIHNIKMDKSTGQLMTQRPEKDHASTRERVRFSENVLYHGYCPDCDVRSEMKNRDVHHHGESVHLARKFPHHCSLSPPQVPPFPVENGGLGISNSGCHPPLKPGNQPPPTTPKPQKTILRKSTTTTV
- the PRR16 gene encoding protein Largen isoform X1, encoding MSAKSKGTSSPTEGQASKAKVKEQIKIIVDDLELVLGDLKDVAKELKEVVDQIDTLTSDLQLEDEMTDSSKTDTLNSSSSSTTASSLDKVKVRANAPLISPPAHPSAVLTVLRKPNPPPPPPRLTPVKFEETQRLINSANSGKNNGVLLRNGGLPGGPVKLPNGDRCTIHNIKMDKSTGQLMTQRPEKDHASTRERVRFSENVLYHGYCPDCDVRSEMKNRDVHHHGESVHLARKFPHHCSLSPPQVPPFPVENGGLGISNSGCHPPLKPGNQPPPTTPKPQKTILRKSTTTTV